A stretch of DNA from Scatophagus argus isolate fScaArg1 chromosome 23, fScaArg1.pri, whole genome shotgun sequence:
tcatgtatgcatatatgtgtgtatatatgcatgcatgtatttatgtatctatgtgtgtgtgtgtatggatggatggacgtaTATATGTATGGTTacgtgtatgcatgtatgtaaatatttgtgtgtgtatgtatgtatgtatgtgtatgtattcatgcatgtgtgtatgtatgtatgtttgtgtgtatgcatgtatgatTTATTATGTGTCATGTATTTCTGCGAGGAAACACACTGAGGAAATTAAAGCTGTTAAATAAGGTCGCAGTAGGCCCAATAACGTGTCATCCCTCTAAAATAATGTGTATTTGCATACATTTctgactgaaattaaattagGTACacttttttcatactttttcacactgaaatacaattACACAACTGGGCATATTTCAACAGgctttaatatataataattagTTCAGTTTGACCCTTCACAAAATCACTCGTatcaaaaatcaacttttcgCATTCAAATACCTCAGGTCTAACatagcatatatacatatatgtttgTATTAAAGTGCAAAGAACCTCATTACCTGAAACTGAGAATAATGTATGAGCtgttcagttttactttttttaacaATGCATTAATTACTTTTCAAGCACAATTATTAAAGTCAACAAAGTCATCCTGTCACATAAGTAAACTGTTCAGTTAactcactgcattttttttttttttttactgatgtCATGCCAAGCAAACAAATTCTttgaagaacacacacacattcttactCTTTGGCTTTGCAATGTTTTAACTCTTGCATGAATGAAACAACCGAaacaacgcacacacacgcacatctcATTCACGTCACTCGTTCGCTTTCCTTCAGGTCGAACGTGAGGCCAAAACACTGGGCTGTTTGCAAGAACAGTGAAGGTCAGCTGGGAAACTCAGggaattcaaacatttttttttatcaatgcATGGAAAATTTAAGAGTTTTTTAAGATAATTTCAGGAGCTTTTGGAAGTTCCTCTCCGCTCAGCACCTGTCGTATTCAAGAAAAGATCTGGTGAAAGCCCTCGAAACAAATTCTGACAATCTGTCACTGCTGAGGCATTTTGTAAAATCCAGCATCACAGACATGCAGAGGTTTGCCAAATTCAGTCACTGTACATATCACACATGTGTATCTCCTGACATAAAGCCCCTTAGTCAGGTTTAGCAGAATGCAACACGGCTTAAGCAGAATATTCACATTGGCAGACTCTCAGTGCTCAGTTGCGTTTAATTCCATCTGAATCACAGCTGTGTTAACATCCAGGGTGTCATCTCAGACTGCTGCAGCGGGTTTTGAGGCAAACTGTGGTCGCTGAACCGCACGTGGGACATTCAAAGAGAAGATGGTAGCAACAGTAACACAGATGTTAAAAGCTTAACATCTGAGGCATCTCCTGCACGCAAACATCAGTGCTTCAATAATCAAGGGTTAAACCCCCCTCTcttcgtcgtcctcctcctctccatcatcgtcgtcttcatcttcttcctcttcctcctccggGCTGTAAAGATCATCAGCCAGTTCACTGTGGTCGTgcccttcatcctcctcctcctcctcctcctcctcatcttcctcctccccctcactcCGCATTTCCTCCACGCTGCTGTCGTCAAGGTCgtcgtcatcatcgtcatcctcctcctcctcttcctccacggcctcttcctcattctcctcctgctcctcctcctccagatcTGAGAGATGACCTGATGGGTGGacaagatgaaaaatatttctttttaaagccTGAAACTCGGATTTTTACTTTAGCATGTAACATGATACCttgaaatcttaaaaaaaaaataaatgagcaaataTTTGCTAACAAGCACAATTGGACAACTTGGACAACTTCATGACGGTGAAAATGTGTGAGTGACAAGTGTAACAAAGCAAATACACACTTTACTTGGGTACATTTTACTTAAGTTAGCCGAGCACGTGTACAGCCGTGTTTGATCTTCAGAATCTGTGATGATGATGCGTTCAGGACGACACACGGAGTCGGTTTATTGAATGAAATCTCCTTACATAAGTTACTGATGGAAGCGATGATGTGACACTGCAGTTCCTCATCGAGGAATTTTCTCATTTCCACTTCCATCATCCCCCCGAGAAGCTCCGTCTCCATGTCGACGTATTCTGGGTAGAACAAGTTTTTTCTTAGCTGCCTGCggcacctaaacacacacacacacacacacacacacagacaaaaccaTATCAAAACCaatcaatcaaaacaataaTTAGCAGACCATCAGATCAGTCATGAATTAAAGCAGAGCTGCACTTACTGCTTTCCTGTTGTCTTGTATGCCTGAAAAAAGAACAAGCACAGATCGTTCAGACACATGAATCCCACACAAAGTAGATTTCCATAAAAATAACTTAACGTATACAGTTTTCTAATGTGTACAAAAACATAGCTGTCCTGGTGTTTTTAAATACGACAAACTCCAGCACACTCACTGTGGATTCTGTTAACTCACATAAAGGGTTTGCATGTTTCACTCTATTAACTGCAAATGACAAGCAAGCCCCAACATTTTCTGAGCTGCGGTCACTGAATGCTTCTGGAAACGGTTGTCAGTAACGTAATGTGATTTGTGCTCAATGGGCCAAAGCAGGAAACAGTGCGACGGCGCTGAATGATGCGTCTCACCTCGATGAAGCGGAAAGGATCATTTTCCTGCATGAGGCTTTCGATGCCGCAGCGGACTTCCTGCAGACGCGCCTGGTCCTGGCAGATCCTGGAGATGTTCTTCTGAATCGCCGGCCCGTTGGTGTCGCAATGGGCGCGAGTGCATTCCCGCAACCTGGCGATGAAGCGGACGCCTTTGGCCTTCATCTCCTCCCCCAGCCTGGTCAAGTTCTGCTCAGAGTCATCCAAAAACCTCTAGATGAGGGAAGcgatgaggaggaaaagagaggatgTCTTCAGGACAACACATTTTGTTGAGGGAAACGTACAGGGATCAACACACAACTGATTTGATTACTGTTGTTGTGATCACGAGAACAGTTGCAGCAGTTTCAGCGGATGTTGTGACTGGTCAAAGTGTTTTGCCACCTCACCTTGttctgcctctccttctccttctgctcctgcaGTTTTCTCTCCGCCATGCTGTACTTCCTTTCAACCCTGTACAGCTGCTTATCCAGCGTGGCCTGGCGAACACGAGGAGGCGATGACACGGAGGTCACAATTCATTTCAGGATGTCAAATAATCCAAATCACAAACGTGTCAATGTGTGGGTCAAAACCATGACTGATAACTTTTGTCTCGATGAGAtacacttcctgtcctctgaaGTATCTTGTCTCGTGtcacttttattattgttattattctttttattaCTATAGTCGGGACAGTAAAGAGCTGACagtattgtcattttaaatggcgtcactgctgcagctccacacCAGTTGACTGTGTTTGATCTGAGCTCTGATTAGTCCCCTCATCTCCTCACAGCTGAGACTGGACGTTCAGATCCTGCACAATAACTCTGTGAAAAGAACGCTGGTTATTGGTCATTCTGTCTGAGGGGACTTCTACAGCAGCTGGAATTCATCAGGTTTCAGCTCTGAATGTCCACAGCAAAGAACTGGAAGCCTCTCAACTTAACACTCTGTTCAGGAGAATGAAAGTACAGGAAGTGGGTTTAACTTTCCCATAGAAAGACAGCTAAGTCATGTgactctttcattctttctcacacacacacacacacacacaccacaacaacTGACAGTGTTCATTCATAAGGTTTCTAGACTCATCTCAGACGGTGGTCAAACTGGAGCAGGCTActaaacacattttactgtctGTTTCTGAATTCAGTGCCCTTACATTTATTTGAATCCTGGGATTtccaataacaataacaacaacagcacattgGGCTTGCCTCTGATAATCATCAACAACGGGTGTGACCTGTACAGAAACCACAAGAAAAGTGTACCTTGAGATCTTTCATGGTGTTTCTCAGGGTCTTGATTGTGTGTCCCAAGTGTCCTCCTTCTATGGTGCAGGcgttgcacacacacaccttgtcaTCCATGCAGTAATATCTGAAGTTGCACACCAAATAAAAGCGGGATGCTGATAAACCTGACAAATGGCTGATCACAGTGTTAACACAGCAGCATCTGAGCGCTCGTGCCTCCTACCTGTATATCTCGTCGTGATCTGGGCACTTCCTCTTCCAGAAGTCGTTCATTGGCTCTGTCAGCAGATGCTCCCGGAATGCCGGCAACTCCAGATGTGGTTTTACATGCTCCTGGCACATCGACACCTCACACTTCAGACACGTCTTGACCGCAAACATCGacgcagcagcagaagcagaagcttCCTGCTTGTCCCCAGCTTCTTGAGAATTAGAAGCTACAGAACAACCGTCCACGGCTGCAGCGGCACTGGATGCTTCGGAGGCAACTGAGGGGCAGTAGTCACACGGAACGGCAAACACACTCCTGGCTTGCTGCGCTGCCACAGAAGACGACAGCTGCTCTCTGGACTTTAAAGCTGTGGCAGCTGCAGTGGTGGTTCTGCGCCGATGACGATAGTCGTCAGCTATGTTGGCTAGTTTGAAGTTTTTCTGGAAGCTGGCGCCACAGCGGTGGCTGTCGCGGCACTCTGGGCAGCGGAAGCGACCTCGCTCCGCTTGGCGCTTTAGGCGGTCCAAGCAGGTCTTGCAGAAGTTGTGGCCACACGGAAGCAAGTAGGGGTCACGGTACAAGTCCAGGCACACTGGGCAGGTGAGCTCCTCCTGCAGGACGCTGGAATGATCTGACTGGGCCGAGGCCATGCTGGCCTTCACGCTGTGAGGTCAGAGGGCTGAGTCAGAGACAGGAGGATGTGCTGGGAGATGAAAAAGTGGAAAAGAGGATGAGataatacaaacaacaacaaaggcagGAAAGAGGTGAACTGATCACAGGACAGATGGAGACAGGAAGGGCTGGAGGAAAAGAAGCTGAAGGTTTCATGATGTC
This window harbors:
- the zgc:92594 gene encoding E3 ubiquitin/ISG15 ligase TRIM25 → MASAQSDHSSVLQEELTCPVCLDLYRDPYLLPCGHNFCKTCLDRLKRQAERGRFRCPECRDSHRCGASFQKNFKLANIADDYRHRRRTTTAAATALKSREQLSSSVAAQQARSVFAVPCDYCPSVASEASSAAAAVDGCSVASNSQEAGDKQEASASAAASMFAVKTCLKCEVSMCQEHVKPHLELPAFREHLLTEPMNDFWKRKCPDHDEIYRYYCMDDKVCVCNACTIEGGHLGHTIKTLRNTMKDLKATLDKQLYRVERKYSMAERKLQEQKEKERQNKRFLDDSEQNLTRLGEEMKAKGVRFIARLRECTRAHCDTNGPAIQKNISRICQDQARLQEVRCGIESLMQENDPFRFIEAYKTTGKQCRRQLRKNLFYPEYVDMETELLGGMMEVEMRKFLDEELQCHIIASISNLCHLSDLEEEEQEENEEEAVEEEEEEDDDDDDDLDDSSVEEMRSEGEEEDEEEEEEEEDEGHDHSELADDLYSPEEEEEEDEDDDDGEEEDDEERGV